The DNA region AGGAGTGAGGCCGTCGTGGTGCCGGAGCTTCCGCCGCTGCCCGCCCTGACGCGCGCCGAGGGCGAGTTCGTGGACGCGTACCTCGAAGTCATCGATCTCCTGGGGAGAATCAACCCATCCAGGACCTCGCATACCTATGGGGCGCTGCGCGCGGCCCAGGCCCTGGTCGGACGGGCGACGGCGCTCCGGGACGCACTGACGCTCATGCATCTGCGGGGCGAGAGCGAGGTGCACGCGGACACATTGGCGCGTGCGCTAAGGGTGTTGGACGGCGAGCGGCGCTCCGGTCGGGTCACCCTGCCCGGGGAGAGGGCGAGTTGACACCGGCGCGTGTCGTGTCGAGGTCCACACGGGGCACGTGGACCGCAGAATCGCTCCCCCGTTCGGCGTAGTCGACGAATCGACATGGAGCTCAGGTGAGTTGCGCAACAGGTGTACGCATCTGGCGGAATCAGTCGTTCCGATGCTGGTGAACGACTCATGGGCCAAACCTCTGACGATCGCGAAACCTGACTGTCCACCCGAATGGATCAGTCGTGAGGAGCCTCACATATCGCCGTTTCAGCTCGGATTTCGCCCTGGGTGTGGGTCAAGATCCCTGTCGACGACAAGCCCCCGCCACCCACGGCGGGGCGGTCCGGGCGGACGCCGAGTCCTGCCGCCGTCCCGGACGTCTGGTCGACAGGAGTGGACCGGCAGGAGTGGAGGACCCGAGCAACACGGGCCGCCCGAGCAGTACGGGCGTCCCTCGGGGTGAAGCCGCAGCCGCGGCCGGGCATCTTCGCCAGCCCGAACCCGACAGGTCATCCTTCGCAGGCGGCTGACGAAGGGTTGCGCATGACTGCGCAGATGCATGTCCCGTCCCTGCTGTCCCGGGCCGGAGCCGTCTCGGCTCTCACCCTCGCCGCCGTCGGCGGCACGCTGCTCGCACCGGGAGCGGCGCCCGAGGCCCAGGCGGCGACCTCCTACGCGAGCAAGGCGCTGAACGTCGCCGCCTCCAAGAAGGGGTCCCCCTACAAGTACGGCGCCAGCGGCCCGAGCCGCTTCGACTGCTCGGGCCTCACGCTCTACTCGTACAAGAAGGCGGGCAGGACGCTGCCGCGCACCGCGCAGCAGCAGTACAACAAGACCCGGCACATCTCCTCGGGCAGCCGGCAGGTGGGCGACCTGGTGTTCTTCCACTCCGGCGGAAGCGTGTACCACGTCGGGATCTACGCGGGTAACAACAAGATCTGGCACTCGCCCAAGACCGGGTCCTGGGTGAAGCTCGACAAGATCTGGAGCTCGAAGGTCTACTACGGCCGGGTGAGGTGACCCGCCCGGAGCCGAGGGCGGACCGCCGGGCGGACCGCCGGGCGGTCAGGCCTGGGTCAGCGCCGCCGTCCACGGCAGATTGATCCACACCGTCTTGCCGCCCTCCGCCGTCGGGGTCACCGAGAGCCGGCCGCCCGCCTCCTTCGTCAGGGAGCGGATGATCACCATTCCCCGCCCGTTGTCCTGCTGCACGGCCGCCGGAAGGCGCTGCGGCCAGCGGGGATGGCTGTCGGTGACCCCGATGTGCAGCTGCTCGTCCCGCTCCAGACGCACGTCGACGGTGAAGGTGGGCGACTGGCCGAAGGTGTGCAGGACCGCGTTGGTCGCCAGCTCCGAGACGATCAGCCGGACCGCGTCCGCCGTCTCGGTCGCGCTGTCGAGCCCCCAGGAGGTGAGCACCTCCGCGACGTACCGCCGCGCGGTG from Streptomyces fradiae includes:
- a CDS encoding ATP-binding protein yields the protein MADQQEATVTLPSDPASVSTARRYVAEVLTSWGLDSATETADAVRLIVSELATNAVLHTFGQSPTFTVDVRLERDEQLHIGVTDSHPRWPQRLPAAVQQDNGRGMVIIRSLTKEAGGRLSVTPTAEGGKTVWINLPWTAALTQA
- a CDS encoding C40 family peptidase, which translates into the protein MTAQMHVPSLLSRAGAVSALTLAAVGGTLLAPGAAPEAQAATSYASKALNVAASKKGSPYKYGASGPSRFDCSGLTLYSYKKAGRTLPRTAQQQYNKTRHISSGSRQVGDLVFFHSGGSVYHVGIYAGNNKIWHSPKTGSWVKLDKIWSSKVYYGRVR